A window of Grus americana isolate bGruAme1 chromosome 15, bGruAme1.mat, whole genome shotgun sequence genomic DNA:
CCACGGCCAGGACAGCCCTGCGCTGTCACCCCCGTACGAGCCCGTACAGCAGCGGGACGGCTTGCGTCACCTGGACGCGATCCCCtggggaagctggagagagccTTGTCTTCATCAGCACCCGCTCTCTCAGCCCCACCTGAGCTCATCTCCAGGCCCTTCCCCGtgcctgctgccctccctcccgCGCCCATCACCGCGCCCATGCCCACCCCGGGGCCGCTGCCTCTGCCACGCCGCGCCGCttccccggccccgcccccggcgcatGACTCAGCACGCCCCCCGGCCTCAGATTGGCCGTCCGCCTAGAACGCTCAGCAGACGGCGACGGAGGGCGAGGGGTGCCATTGGCTCGGCCCGCCGTGACGTCATCCGCGgtggccggggcgggcgggagcgTGACTCAGCACGTGGGCGCGGGCTGGGCTGAGTCAGCGGGAGGCGCATAAAGGCGGCGGTGTGTCCCGTCTCGCTCTGCTCCGCGGGTGTCGTTGTGCTGCCGGCATGGAGCTCCCGGGGCTGGGCGAGCACTGCTCGGAGCGCTCCTGCAAGCAGCTGGGTAAGCGGCGGCCGGGTTTCCCCCTCGGGGCGCGGCTGAGGGCTCGGTGCCGCCCGAAGGGAGCCGTGAGCGGGGACCGGGGGGTGGGCTGGCTCCCGTCCGGACGGCATCGTAAGGGACGGGTAGCTTGTGTCCtggggggtggtgtgtgtgtgtgtcacatCCTGTACCCCGAGCCTCTTCGGTAAGCCGGGTCTGTATGGGGGTGCTCAGGTCGGTAGCAGGTACCAGCGCTGCTTTGGCGGTCCCTCTTAGATAGGTCTTGTAGGGAGTAATAGCTGAGCCCAGTTCATTTTGTTCTTGTATGTTGCTCAACTGTTGAgggatgtttttaaaagaacagtagTACTTTTGAGTGGGTGTTGGATTCGTACTTCAGCTCCTAGCGCTTGACTAATGCCTCACTCAAAGGTTCTGTGCTCAAGGAGCTCCTGAGATACTTATGGTTTGTGTTAGCCTGACACTGTGCATAAAAAGGGGGAGAACTTAGCGCTTCTAATATTCATGAAGAATGATATGCTTTCCCTTGAGGTAACTGGATTGTCACTAGACAAAAACTTGCTTTAGAATTTTTGTAGTCTTTAGCAAGTACTCTTACAGCTGCTAGCTCTGCTCCATGAgaatctggttttctttttattcttctcccagatttccttcctctgaaatGTGATGCATGTGGGGAAGTCTTCTGTAAAGATCACATCCGTTACGATGACCACAAGTGTAGCTCAGCCTACAAGAAAGTAAGTTCCTATACATGAGTCAGCAGTTCACACCAGGACTGCAAGCCATGTGTAAATGCTGCTCTGAAACTTGACCTGTGGTTTCAGTAAAAGTGGATAGGAGAACCACAAGATTTAAGTTAATGACACAGCTGAATTTCAAATATATAGAAACAACACTTCAGAGGTCAGTACTGCTAGATTCTAGCGTCTTTCACTTATACCACATCTTCCCAGCAAGGAGTACTTCATGTTTTAAGTAATGTATTGTGGCCCAAAACTATCTGCAGCCCCAGTCTGTTAAGATGAAGGACAGCAAACAtgaaactacagaaaaataGTAAGTGGGGCCAAACTTTGGTCTCTGGTGTTGAAGTGTTCAAAGACTGTAACTCCAGAAAGCCTGGAAGCATAGTTGAAGTCAGCTTACCAAATACATTGCTACAAATTGATTTGGCAAAGCATATCCAACTAATTTTGGATAATGATTTGCAGTTACCTTTGAAGTGTATCTTTAACAGTGTTAGTAAATGAGTAGAACATAAACAACTTGTGAATACATGTCAGCTATAGgtaagagaaggggaaggacaAAAATAACTGAGACTTCTAATCTGTGTTGTATGTTCTTAGAATGTGCAGGTTCCAGCGTGCCCGCTCTGTAATGTGCCTGTCCCCGTACAGAAGGGGGAAATACCAGATATTGTGGTTGGAGCCCACATGGATAAAGACTGCAAATACAATccagcacagcaaaagcagaaggtaAAGAAAGTGCTGTTGAAATCTAAACTGCCTGCCTAAAGCTTGTGAAGCCAGATCTTCCGCAGAATGCGTGGAAGCTTGCTATGTTTCATCTTAATTATAAGGGCACTTGAGCATTTGTACTTCAGCTTGGTCATTACTTGGCAATGCTTGCTCACTTTTTGGGATCAGCTTTCCAACTTCATGTCCTCTGTTATTCAGATCTTCACAAACAAGTGCTTAAAGCCAggctgcaaaaggaaagaaatgatgaaGGTAACTTGTGAACAGTGCAGTGGCAACTTCTGCATAAAACATCGGCATCCTCTGGATCATGACTGTAAAGGGAGCAGCCACCCCACCTCCAAGGCAGGGTAAGTTGTGTTTATGATACCTTGAGCTCAAGCTGAAATTTCAGAGCTAGTATcaggggtgtgtggggggagcTCAGACAAATAGGGAATTCTGTAAGCTACTGATCACTTGAATAAAATAGCCACTACTTCCTCTTTGTATTTGCGCCTAATTTCCGAAAGTCTGTGAGCTAAGATAAAAGTTTCTTGTTAAATGCCTTCCTAAAATTTTTCCAAGATTACCTATCTTGATAGCATGACTCTGCCTCCAAACTGTGAACAGATGCTGGCCATCTCAAGTGCCCTTTGGGGCCTGGATCTAAATACTGCAATTGTAAAGTTTTTCTTAGCACTTTGAagtaacaaagaacaaaatcaatCCCTTGCCAAATAAAGTTTAAACTTAGTTTTAATAGAAATCTGTCTCTTGCAGGCAGATACACTTTCCTTGTTCTGTGGAATAGGACTGTAGGAATGTGTGACAGATGTGGATAATTAAACTGGATGGAAGAGTGAAACTACTGGCAGTGTGCATAAGAGGTGCTGAGCCTGGTTGTATTTCTTTGTAGATATGCAGCTCTGATGAGAGCCTCTCAAACTGCCTTCAAGTCAGCGGGAGCAATTGGAGTGCCATCTAATGGGGGTCTTCAGCACAACAGGTATGAGCTGGAGAATGAGGAAAGACAAAcaagcttgtttaaaaatagtctTGTGTCAACATGGTGTAGGAGTGCCACTGTCATACCACTGGCTGCTCTGAAATTGGTAGTTTGATCGGTGTTGGGAATGTGGCAGAGGGGTTCCGACAGCACAAGTAAATCTTTACTTCTCCATACTGTAGTGATTAAAACAGCTATATAGACAGAAGCATTAGGACATCAAATTGTAACAGCAGGCTGGTCTCCTACCTGCTCAGTGTGAGGCTTGTTGAGGTCAAGTCCTCAGAATGCTGAGGAAAGTATAGCAGGCacctgaataaaataaatggccCAAGCCCTTCCCTGCCATGGTGTATCTCCTTGTGACCCAAAGCTTTAGTTGTGTCACTCTTAACAGTGCTTTCTTATGTCTTTCAGATGCAGATAGTAGAGGCTCTTCACATCTGGATCAAATCTCTGTCTACTTTAATCTTGTCTATAGGTCTTGAAAATTTTCTATGCAGTTAACTTATTTTTCTATCACAATGTTTCATGCATTCAATAAAGTGTCACCCTTTTCCAGCCAACTTTATTTGTTCCTGTATTTGGAATAAGAACTGTAATACTATGAAAAATACGTGGTGGAGAAAACTGGGGAAGAATGGTGGTAGGAAAAAGACTAAAATTAGTATGAAACAGCCAGCTTTGCTTAGGTCATGGTAAGTCTGAGCTATGAGTCTCCTAAGATGAAAGTCTGAAATACAAGCTACTGTTGTAGGTCTTAATCTTTCAGGAAGTGAACTGGCACACAAGGCAGCATTCTGCTTGATAAACAACATATATCAATGTGTAGCAAGTTTTATATAAGCTGCCTCTTGGTTTCCAAATGTCATTGGAAGTACTTGATTTATAAAGCCATACCTAGTTTTTCTAGACCCACCCTAAGCAATTCATTGAAGGCTCAGAGGCATGCACAGTATAATTCTTTAATTTATTGTCCCTTATAGAAAGCTAGATTTGCATGGGTATTTTTTGCAgttgggagggggaaaggaagcCAGAGAAAGTAGCATTAACTGTTTGTGTCTTGTATAATGTGAATGAGGCAAAAATATATCTTTGTCTAGGGAGGCTACTCTTGCTGTCTTCCTGGAAAGCTTAAACAAGTGAAGACATAACAGACATGCTCCATCTATTATCTTGACCAGCTATCTTGGCTCTTTAAAACTGCATGAATATCCAGCTGCTTAGCTTGAGGCCTGAAATATTGTAGGCTGATGAAATGGAAATGTGCTGTTAATGAACAATGCTAATTCCCCAGCTGGGATCTAAGTAGACCTCTCACACAGCTAATTGTGAGAAAAATGCCAAGGCTTACTGATAATGTCAGAAGGTCAAGACCTCAATTTCATGTGTCATTGGAGCCATTCCTCTGCGCGCTGGTGCTGGTGGGCTGGAGTGTTGGCTTAGGACTAACTGAAGGGTAATTGCAGTCCCTGCAGCGATGAGTGCCCGATGCTGTTCTGCTGAGGTGGGAGGATGAGCAGTTTGCATAGCAGAGAGTTCCTTGacctggggaaaaataatctttgataATGCTGTAAGATGTGAGTGTAAATGCAGTTAATGCATGTGCTTTATACAGCCTTGTAGTTGTGCAAAGACTGTTGTGTGCCTCTTGTTTCTCTTTGAAGAAGCTTAATCCTTAGAATACAAATCCTGCCTAAAGAGGAAACATGGATTTATGGCCCTTCACAGGGATAGCATGTAAACAATCAACATGTTGAGTTGTAGGCCTCTCATCAGAAAGGGCAGAGATAATGTAATTTTTGgccactgcagaagaaaatatctgtGCTATCCCATGTTCATGTTTTGGCTCAATAGGATTTATCATCCAGCAGAAGTTTTTGGGGAAGATCAAAGCTATATGGAAGGCTGTGGTTGGCCAAACTGAATATGTAATATAGATATGAGTTACTACTGCTAATTCCATATAGTCCAATTTTATGCAATTGTGTGGTCAAAATTGTGATGTGAGGGTATCTGTAATACTGTGTTTAACCACAGGATGTCACAATAGGATATGTAATAAACCAATCATTATTTTAGGAAGCCTAAACATAGAAAACATGCTTTCCCTATTCACATTAGAACAAAAGCTTAAATTACAACTCTAATTTTAGATGCCACCACCTACTGATTATTCTGTGTGCTCTAACACTGTGACTCAGTCTGAGCATGTTGCTACAGCACCAGGATTTTTGTAATCTTTCTGTATGATATATAACTGGCCATGTGTTCCCAAATGATGCTGTGTACCCTACTGGTGGTACAGGAAGGGGGTTCCAGTGGAGAGCAGCAGGGGCTGACATGCTGTGAGGATGTGGATCAGAGTCGAGAGGCTCAGCCCAGCAGTGATGGGTGGGGGAcaggactgcaccctgtggtgtggggaggaggtagaagGAGAGGAACAGCAGAAGGTGTGACCCTGCTTTGgacaggagaaggaagcagaggtgTGAAGGATTACCTCTTCCCATTGGTGTGTATAATGGTGCAGGGAGTCGTTAGCATTAGCATCTGCTACCACAGCCAGCATCTCAGCTGCTCCAGggatcaaagcaaaaaaaagctgtttcaggTTGTCATGAAAAAAATGCTCCATCTATGTTTGTAGTAAATATTCTTGCCCTTAAATTACCAAGgggaaatggaaatgtttgtgCACGTGGTATtcatagaaaatgaaaacatagcAAACAATTCTTCCCTGGAAACCTTGTCCTAGGAGATGTTTTCCCGTCTGCTCAAACCGCAGCACCCGCCTCCTCCCGGCGCGTTCCCTCAGAGCCGATCAGCACAGCAGCTAACGCTGTCTCCGACACGGAGCCTTCGGGATCCGCTGGCTACGAGGACTCACCACCGTTCTCCGGAGAGCCATCTCGCTGCGCTAGCGGCCGGCACGGCGCCCACAGGGCCACACGCGAGCCTGCTGTGGCCAGCAGCACCGGGGCTGGCCTTCCACCGGGGGTCGCTCACGGGCAGCGCGGGGGTGGGTGCTGCCAGGCCCTGGCGTGTTCCTGTCACGCCGCGGGTGGATCCTGGTCAAACATGGAGGGTCCCTGTCACGGGTGGATCCCAGTCAGGCCCGAGGGGGGCAGCCCGAGCCTGGCGGGGATCTCCTTGGCAACGAGGGGCGGGGCCACGGGTCTTGTCCCACCCCTACGCAGGAGGCAGGGGCGTCTTCTATGACGGATCTCGGCGCGGAAAGGTGACGTCAAGCGCGCCTCCAAAAGCCGGCCGAGCACTCCTCAGCACGCGTGTTCCAGGTGGGCGCTTTAAGTCCGAGCGTGGCTTCCTATTGGCCGTCCGGAAGATTGGCGTGCCCAGGGCCAACCAGAGGCCTCCATTTTCTCCTTGTAGCCAGTGAGAGCGAGGGGGCGGGCTGCGGCGCCAGCGTGGGGCTCAGTTAAATGTGCGGAGGAGACGGGTCTGAGAGGTGCGTGCGGTGAGGGGAGGTCGCGTGCTCTGTGTCCCCACCCGTGGGGGCCCTGGTGGTGCCTGGCGGGGGCGGTGGGGACCGTGGGGATCTCCCtgccccgccgggcccggctgGAGGCTGCGGGAGGGtcggggcggcccggcccggcccggcccgagGCGCGGCGGCTGAGGGagttgctttcctttccccGCCGGTGCAGCTTCCCTCTCTCGTCCCCCAGCCGCCTGTCCCCGACCCCCGCAGAGGGTGGGAGCTCGATGCCGGGCATGTGCTGCGGAGGAGCCGGTGGGTAGTGCTGGAGGCAGGACAGTAATGTTGTCTGTTCCGTGAAAGATGCTCTGGTTGCTGCTCTTGAGAACGTAGtactcaaaaattaaaaaaaaccctttatcGTCACGAAGTCTTAACTCGCTCCTCAGTAAAAGGAGAAGCAAACCCAGGGCTCTTGTGTCGGGAAGGCAGGGAGTTGGTGCTTCCTGAGCGCTGCCCGCCAGCTGAGGCGATGGGTGCCTGCCTGGCCCAGGTCtaggcctggcctggcctggcctggcctgacAGGAGTGTCGCTACCTGAGGTGCTGTTGTGGTGGCCCTGTTGGGGACTtgggtccctgctgctctgtcaGGCGGCACGGGGGTTCCTGCCCATCCGTTGTGTGGGTGCCTGCCAAACtgggtttgtgggttgttttatCTTTCAGAGTGTGTTTCAAGCTAAATATTTGTGATTGAGTCAACTGTTGGTTTTGTGCTGTTACACATAAAGTGACTGTGTTGGGGCAGCTGTTGAAAACCACTTAAATCAGATTTTCTCTCAGAGAAATAATACGCAGTTACAACTAGACCTGGTTTCAAAACCAGGTTTTCTGCAACTGCTGTTTGCCTTTGCCCTTATGTCGGgttaaaaggaaagataaaactCGTGAGACATAATTCTATTACAGATGTTACATTTCTATTACAGAATACTTCTAGTTTAGAATGccaaaaataaatgtggaaaaaaagaaggcagaaaaaagaaaaaagctaaagCAATGTGTGGCCCAAAAGGGAGAGCTGGAATCGGAAAcagaaccaaagaaaaagaaacaaaatctgcaGGTAGGTTCTCCAGTTTTGACTCTTTAATTCAATAAAATGTGGATATATCGTTAACTATGATGTGATGGGTTTAGAGATTCAGGATTGAATCTGAATGTACTGTTCAATTCAGTTGCAATGATTACTTGGTCGTGATATATCTAGAGTGaaagttaaaagcaaacaataaaCTAAGCCAACGCTGGATACCATTGTAGCAGAGTACATgatcttgtttgttttggatgCCTCTGTGAAAGACAGAGAATGGGTGAGAGAATGTGGGTGAAAGGCAAACCAAATGGCTTTAAGCAACTGTCATATGGCAATATAGGCGTAGCTTAAGTCTTCATGTGATCCTGAGCGGTTggaaaaacatgaaagatgCTTTCTTGGAAATCCTCTTGATTTTTGGACAGAATGTCAAGTGACCAGAAGGTGTCAGCAGTCTCTTTGTATTACTGAACattttatgaattaattttatgagAATGAAATTAGCAATATTGAGATGTTATTTAAGTGGCAACTTAGAGCTGTAAGTTTTTTGTGATGGAAATGATACATAAACAGGGTGACTCAATTCTGCTGTTCTGAGTGGTTACTGGAGAACTTGgattaaagaaatacaaagtggTTTGACATTGTTGAGAAGTAGATAAGGAAAGGcaaagtttttttcctcaggaattCTTGAGGTGATGTTAAGCCATGGTCTTAAAAACTTGCTTACATTTCTTGGCCTAACAAAATCAACGTGAAAGCTGCTCATTACCTCATTTTTTGAGATGGAGAGATCATATAACTAAATGGAGATCGTATAACTAAAAAGTAGTATTTCTTGTTATTAGACTTTAGTTAAGCTCATTGGCAAGAATATTTTTGAGAGCTTTTGGATGCGTAAGTGTCTCTAGCTATTACATTTAGAGTTTGCGAAGCATAATATAAGAAAAGTCAACTTATTGGCAGTAGCTATTCAAAGGTCTGTAATTCTTGCAGTTTTGAACCCAGCAGAAATGTTCCTATGGAGGGAAAGATTGCATCTTTGTCtatattaaagcaaaaatagaaaatgtggTACTTATAGCTTAATAAGAGGGAatgtttctcctttcctttgtaGGGTGTGTGTTATAGACTTTAGATTAACAGTACTATAATTCAATTtgagtgaaaataattttccaggaTCAACAGTGTGAAATTGAAatgtcaaaattaaaatctgattGCCTGTGACGATCTATATAGTTTCATGTAAAAGTGGAAAACAGCTCAAGGGGGCTTCAAACCTCCAACAAGTGGGGCCTTTTTGGACCATCTGATATTAAATGATAAGCTCTTAGAGcccccaaattaatttttgttgccCTTGCAGACTGTAGGACtgtgaaaaaaagagcaaatattaaatagaaagaaaaatccttagTACTATTATGGAACACCACTAGGCACAACAGTTGTTAGAATTATAAAAGTTGGTGTCAGTGGATGGCTGAAACATGTATATAGTGTTAGTTTTAGGGAACACCATATAAGGTCTATGACAAACCATTTTTTGGCATCAGCTTTATAAACTGAAACTGTTGATAGTAGGAAAGTGTAAGTTAGTAGAccacattttttgtttgaaatggctgttgagaatgaaaaatgttagGCAGATCTTAAACAGTTTTACTTCAGAAATGGTTGATGAAAGTTAGCTGTTTACCAGTTTATGGTTGTTACTCAGCATGTGTACTCCTGCCTTTGTGTGAAATACTTGGTTAAGTCACAGGGGCAgttatgctttaaaatgcttttgttcatCAGACCTTGTCAGCATGGAAAATGTAGTAGAAAATAAGGTAAAACTGCTTTGTGTGTACACGAAGATCAGGAGGAACTGTGAGGCTGCAGAGTGATGTGTTCACTTTGGATGGttccaaagaagaaatttgGAACAAAAATTAAGGCAACTGCTGAGAGTGTTTATTCTGCAGCCTTActttctttagttttatttctgttattttaaaataagctggAACTTTGATAGATCTACAGAAATTCCTGAAGCATGACAACTAGATTCTGATGGGCTTTGATTGACTTTTAATGCAGTAACTGAATgaaagtaaactttttttttttttggcattctTAAAGTCAGTCTCTCCTAAGGAGTCTTGTGTGATGGAAAGAAGCTCAAAAGATAGCTATATAATAGCTATATTCATATAATATACGTTGCTTTTGGTGGGAGAGAGGTTTCACTAGTTCATTAAGTCACTTTACTTTCCtgtgatttacttttttcttattctagTACAGCAATTTTAGTTTCCAAAGtggaaaatgtaaatttctAATTGATTTTGTTATAGAACTGCAGGCAGGCGAGCTGAAATGTGTCTTAAGTGACTGGATTTCGTGTACATTGATCATTCCTTCAtgaaatttgtttcaaaaattcTTACCAGCCTAAGACTAAAGCATTTTTCCTTAGAACAACTTGACCTTTCAGAGTAATCTTGATGTTTTATTGATTTTCATCTACtcaatttcttctgtttacaTTAAATAGCAATGAGCAATTCAAGACCAATATCAATGTTTTCATGAATGATCGTAGAACCACACAGCTTTAAATGACACATCTCTAGTGGAGCTGAGCAAcacaagttttaaaatttaatccaGCCTTGTGTGTTTTTGTGACAGATTTTCATAATGTTACTGTTTTGTTTAGCTACCTAGCAATAAACCCCACATTTTaaacattgatttatttttttaaatgcttggaGATTAgttttacttgt
This region includes:
- the ZFAND2A gene encoding AN1-type zinc finger protein 2A isoform X4, coding for MELPGLGEHCSERSCKQLDFLPLKCDACGEVFCKDHIRYDDHKCSSAYKKNVQVPACPLCNVPVPVQKGEIPDIVVGAHMDKDCKYNPAQQKQKIFTNKCLKPGCKRKEMMKVTCEQCSGNFCIKHRHPLDHDCKGSSHPTSKAG
- the ZFAND2A gene encoding AN1-type zinc finger protein 2A isoform X2, translated to MELPGLGEHCSERSCKQLDFLPLKCDACGEVFCKDHIRYDDHKCSSAYKKNVQVPACPLCNVPVPVQKGEIPDIVVGAHMDKDCKYNPAQQKQKIFTNKCLKPGCKRKEMMKVTCEQCSGNFCIKHRHPLDHDCKGSSHPTSKAGYAALMRASQTAFKSAGAIGVPSNGGLQHNRCR
- the ZFAND2A gene encoding AN1-type zinc finger protein 2A isoform X1, yielding MELPGLGEHCSERSCKQLDFLPLKCDACGEVFCKDHIRYDDHKCSSAYKKNVQVPACPLCNVPVPVQKGEIPDIVVGAHMDKDCKYNPAQQKQKIFTNKCLKPGCKRKEMMKVTCEQCSGNFCIKHRHPLDHDCKGSSHPTSKAGYAALMRASQTAFKSAGAIGVPSNGGLQHNRYELENEERQTSLFKNSLVSTWCRSATVIPLAALKLVV
- the ZFAND2A gene encoding AN1-type zinc finger protein 2A isoform X3, whose protein sequence is MELPGLGEHCSERSCKQLDFLPLKCDACGEVFCKDHIRYDDHKCSSAYKKNVQVPACPLCNVPVPVQKGEIPDIVVGAHMDKDCKYNPAQQKQKIFTNKCLKPGCKRKEMMKVTCEQCSGNFCIKHRHPLDHDCKGSSHPTSKAGQIHFPCSVE